Proteins encoded by one window of Arachis hypogaea cultivar Tifrunner chromosome 1, arahy.Tifrunner.gnm2.J5K5, whole genome shotgun sequence:
- the LOC112800484 gene encoding telomere repeat-binding factor 2, producing MGAPKQKWTAEEEAALKAGVVKHGAGKWRTILTDPEFSAILRMRSNVDLKDKWRNINVTAIWGSRQKAKLALKKNLLLPAPKIDNNHMALSTAVRHDENVLETKPLAICGLSLPSHNSKQQLSRLDDHILEAIISLKEPRGSDRNAIASYIEENYQSPTNLAKLLRTRLKHMVDIGKIIKVQQRYKISPSLTGSEKRRYSSSTLLQEGRPRDSPEAEKSHDVNILSKSQVDADISKAKSMTAQEAAVAAAKAVAEAEAAIAEAELAAREAEAAEAEAEAAHVFAKAAMKALKCKTSLIW from the exons ATGGGTGCTCCTAAACAGAAATGGActgcagaagaagaagcagcactTAAAGCTGGAGTAGTCAAACATGGAGCAGGAAAATGGCGCACTATACTTACAGATCCAGAGTTTAGTGCCATCTTGCGCATGCGCTCCAATGTAGACCTCAAG GATAAATGGAGGAATATAAATGTCACAGCAATATGGGGATCCCGGCAGAAGGCCAAGCTAGCCCTTAAAAAGAACTTACTACTACCAGCCCCTAAAATCGACAACAATCATATGGCCTTGAGTACAGCAGTTCGACATGATGAAAATGTTCTCGAAACTAAGCCCCTAGCAATATGTGGTCTGTCATTGCCATCTCATAATTCAAAACAACAATTATCAAG GTTGGATGATCATATATTAGAGGCTATTATCAGTTTGAAGGAGCCAAGGGGTTCTGACAGGAATGCCATTGCTTCATACATAGAG GAAAATTATCAATCTCCTACAAACCTTGCAAAGTTACTGCGAACAAGACTGAAGCATATGGTGGATATTGGCAAAATAATCAAG GTACAACAGAGGTACAAGATTAGTCCAAGTTTGACAGGCTCTGAGAAAAGAAGATACTCTTCTTCCACTTTACTGCAGGAAGGGAGGCCCAGAGATTCTCCAGAAGCAGAGAAGAGTCATGATGTCAACATCCTTTCAAAATCCCAAGTTGATGCGGATATATCGAAAGCAAAGAGCATGACAGCTCAAGAGGCAGCTGTGGCAGCTGCAAAGGCAGTTGCAGAGGCAGAAGCCGCCATTGCTGAAGCAGAGTTAGCAGCGAGGGAGGCAGAGGCTGCAGAAGCTGAGGCAGAGGCTGCTCATGTGTTTGCAAAAGCAGCAATGAAGGCACTAAAATGCAAAACATCTCTTATCTGGTAG